The genomic region ATCGCCGCCATGCCCTCATCGCTGCCCGCGCCCCAGCTCGTCCTCCACAGCCGGATGCTGTACACGAGCTGGATCCCCGAGGACCCCGACGCCTGCGCCGCGCTCCTGCCCGGCACGCTCGAGCCGGCGGCCAACCACGCCGTCTACATGAACCAGTACGTGGTCGACTCGCCCGAGCAGACGACCGGGTTCGGCGCCTACTCCCTCACCTACCTGGGCGTCGACGTGGCCGGGCACAACGCGCCCGACGGCGTGACGCCGGGCCGGTTCTTCACCGCCTACCTCAACTCCTCGGAGACCGTCCGCGCCTACGCGTCCGAGCGCGGGGTGCCGGCGTCGGCGGGCACGACCACCCTCGAGGTCGCCGACGGCGTGGTGACGGCCACCACCGAGGTCGACGGCCGCCCCGTCATCCGCTCGCGGGCCAGCGTCGGCGACGGCATCGCCATGACCCTCGGCGGCCACCTCCGCTACATCACGCGGGTCGGCAACCGCCTCGTCGCCGGCAACTACCCCTACGTCGGCGAGCTGGCCGACGGCTTCTCGGTCGAGACCATCGAGTTCCTCGACCCCGAGCACCCGACCTACGCGCTCCGCCCGGCCAGCCCGCTGCAGGTCGTCGAGGGCTCGTGCTTCTACTCGCCGCGGGACTCGTTCGTGTACCCGGGCGGCGAGGAGGACATCGGCCCGGCCGGCGGCCGGTCCTAGGTCGCGCCCGCCGACCGGTCGTAGGCGAGGTCGTCCACCCGGTAGCTCCAGGTGTGGGTCGCCGCGGTCGCCGTGCACGTGAGCACGGTGGCCGCGTCGGCCCGCTGCCGGGCCACGAGCACCCGCACCGGCCGGCCGCCGGGGGCGAGGAACGTCACCCGCACGGCGTCGTCGCCGACGGCCTCCACGCCGGCGAGCGGCAGCCCGTCGATCTCGACGACCCCGGTCTCCCGGCGGGCGCAGGCGTCGGCCACCTGCACGAGCGGCGGGTCGCAGGACCGGCCCCGGAAGTTGGGCAGCGGCAGCAGGCCCCGCTCCAGGTCGGCGACGACCGCCGGCGCGGTCACCGGGTCGACC from Acidimicrobiales bacterium harbors:
- a CDS encoding acetoacetate decarboxylase family protein, which gives rise to MPSSLPAPQLVLHSRMLYTSWIPEDPDACAALLPGTLEPAANHAVYMNQYVVDSPEQTTGFGAYSLTYLGVDVAGHNAPDGVTPGRFFTAYLNSSETVRAYASERGVPASAGTTTLEVADGVVTATTEVDGRPVIRSRASVGDGIAMTLGGHLRYITRVGNRLVAGNYPYVGELADGFSVETIEFLDPEHPTYALRPASPLQVVEGSCFYSPRDSFVYPGGEEDIGPAGGRS